ACGGATCTTTATTCAGACGAGACAAGGCAGGTCTTGATTGCAGTCGCGTCTGATGACCTGGCCAAGCTTTGGGTCAATGACCTTCCGGTTTGGGAAGACTCGGGATTGAGCAGTTGGAAGCTGGATGAAGGTTTTTCCCGCATTGTCCTGAAGAAGGGATACAATAAGTTCCTGCTTCGTATCGAAAGTGGTCCGGGCTTGTGCGAGTTTTCCGTCCTGCTTTGCCCGAGCAATCAAATTCCTCAAGAGTAGGTTGTTTGAGAACACCTACATTCAGATTTATGATTTGATAGACAGCGTGAGCTGAATGTCCTTATGGTCCGGGCTTTGGGTAAAGTTTTCTTAAATGAACTTAGCATTTTCTTTCGCCCTTACAAGGCGCCTCGAGGAGTTCAGACTGCGTTCGCCTTCCAGTCTTGATCACCATGCTTTTGCTGCCAGCTGTGTAATTCCTTTTGGAGGGATTCGCGGATGGTTTGCAGCTCATTGTTAGCTGACAGGTCTTTCATTTCCCAGGGGTCTTCCTGAAGGTCAAACATCTCTGTCCGGCGTTGGTCTTCGATATGGTACTCGATCAGTTTGTAGCGCTCATCACGAATGGAGCGTTGGGTATCGCTAAAAGCATTGGCCAAGTGGGAACGTCCTGTTTTTCCTTCCAGCATCGGCTGCAGGGAATGGAATGTTTCACTCTTTGCTGGCAGGCCGGCCAACGCTTCAATCGTTGGATGGAGGTCATGCTGATAACAAAGGCCATCCACAACATTGTTCTGCGGGATACCAGGGCCCGACATTAACAGTGGCACATGGAGTGAATGCTGATAGGAGTTCTGCTTGCCCATGAATCCATGTTGCCCGACCGCCAAGCCATGGTCAGCGGTATGGATGACAATGGTATTATCGAATGCTCCGATTTCCTCCAGAGCTTCGTGAATCTTTCCGATCCATTCATCCATGTCCGAGATCATCGCGTAGTATTCTGCGATGGAGCGCTTGATCTCACTCACATCCCGTGGCGTGCCAAGAAGTAGCTCATCGCGGATGGAGAGTGCGCCATTGTCACTTAAGGGATAGACGCCAGACGGTGTGTCTCCCGTGCGGGGGCTGGTAATCATATTCGGCGTCAGTTCAATGTCACGCGGATCATATCTGGCCCGCCAATGATCGGGTGGTGTCCTTGGATCATGTGGAGCAGTGAAGGCACAGTAGCAGAAGAAAGGTTGATCGTTGTCTTTCTGCGAACGGATAAAGTCGATCGCGGATTGTGCGAAAACCTCAGTGGAAAAACCGTCGGCGTTTCTTTGTTTTTCGGAAGGGTATTTGCCGGATGGATCATGGTCATGAACCGGCGTAAACCAGTGATCAGCCATGCCGCCGAAAAAGATGTTCTGACCTGAGCTGAAGGACGCATTGAAGAAACGCTCTCCATTGTGCCACTTTCCAGTGCCAAAGGCATTGTATCCCGCCTCTTGCAGTTTTCCGCCAAGTGACTCCGGTAAAGGCACCTCGTTACCATCCGAGTGGCCACAGACAAGTTCGTC
The Rubellicoccus peritrichatus DNA segment above includes these coding regions:
- a CDS encoding sulfatase-like hydrolase/transferase — translated: MSRPPNILLTIADDQRGTALGCTGTESVITPSLDRLAQRGTRFSQAQHFGSPHGAICAPSRAMLHTGMPYFQLPDELVCGHSDGNEVPLPESLGGKLQEAGYNAFGTGKWHNGERFFNASFSSGQNIFFGGMADHWFTPVHDHDPSGKYPSEKQRNADGFSTEVFAQSAIDFIRSQKDNDQPFFCYCAFTAPHDPRTPPDHWRARYDPRDIELTPNMITSPRTGDTPSGVYPLSDNGALSIRDELLLGTPRDVSEIKRSIAEYYAMISDMDEWIGKIHEALEEIGAFDNTIVIHTADHGLAVGQHGFMGKQNSYQHSLHVPLLMSGPGIPQNNVVDGLCYQHDLHPTIEALAGLPAKSETFHSLQPMLEGKTGRSHLANAFSDTQRSIRDERYKLIEYHIEDQRRTEMFDLQEDPWEMKDLSANNELQTIRESLQKELHSWQQKHGDQDWKANAV